A window of Babylonia areolata isolate BAREFJ2019XMU chromosome 2, ASM4173473v1, whole genome shotgun sequence contains these coding sequences:
- the LOC143277526 gene encoding nicotinamide/nicotinic acid mononucleotide adenylyltransferase 3-like, translating to MFTPFYKKNNVTTPQKVALIACGSFNPVTNMHLRMFELGRDALHRTGRFHVVGGIISPVSDGYQKKDLAPAKHRCNMIRLALRSSDWIRLDTWESEQSCWLETEKVLAHHRDLLTSQHNANIRPPTPRRRKKTNSSSEDTVDNACPRITGGEDQAPAVRLLCGADLLESFATPGLWAEQDVETLIGRHGLVCITRAGSNPQKVIYESDILSKYQENIVIVTEWMVNEISATKIRRALRRGESVKYLLADTVIDYIREHELYGVPDNKHINHLMPSPNTESQSPDTEEDCGSSSSADVNARCRSSAGSRSSHSMEDSLSATSRERSPARLSPAEKTVACMTDISFLVRRVKNVRVVYTPETCV from the exons ATGTTTACTCCTTTCTATAAGAAGAACAACGTGACAACGCCGCAGAAAGTGGCTTTGATAGCTTGCGGCTCTTTCAATCCCGTCACCAACATGCATCTGCGTATGTTTG AGCTGGGAAGAGATGCACTTCATCGCACAGGCAGGTTCCATGTGGTTGGGGGTATTATCTCCCCTGTCAGTGATGGGTATCAGAAAAAG GACCTGGCCCCAGCAAAGCACAGGTGTAACATGATTCGCCTCGCCCTCAGATCATCAGACTGGATCAG GCTGGACACATGGGAATCAGAGCAGTCCTGCtggctagagacagagaaagtgctCGCTCACCACCGAGACTTGCTGACCAGTCAGCACAATGCTAATAtcaggccccccacccccagacgcAGAAAGAAAACCAACTCCAGCAGTGAAG ACACAGTGGACAACGCCTGTCCCCGAATCACCGGGGGGGAGGACCAGGCTCCAGCTGTCAGACTACTGTGTGGAGCTGATCTGCTGGAGTCTTTTGCTACACCAGGGCTGTGGGCAGAGCAAGAC gTGGAGACACTGATCGGAAGACATGGACTGGTGTGCATCACCAGAGCTGGTTCCAACCCACAAAAAGTCATTTATGAATCGGACATTTTGTCCAAGTACCAG GAAAACATTGTAATTGTGACAGAGTGGATGGTCAATGAAATCAGTGCCACGAAGATCAG GAGAGCTTTGCGACGCGGAGAGAGTGTGAAGTACTTGTTAGCTGACACGGTCATTGATTACATCCGTGAACATGAGCTCTACGGAGTGCCTGACAA CAAACACATCAACCACTTGATGCCCTCGCCCAACACTGAGAGCCAGTCCCCAGACACCGAGGAGGACTGTGGCAGTTCGTCCTCGGCCGACGTCAATGCACGGTGCCGATCTTCGGCAGGCTCACGCAGCTCCCACTCCATGGAGGACTCGCTGTCTGCCACCTCCAGAGAGCGGAGTCCTGCCCGCCTCTCCCCCGCCGAAAAGACAGTGGCCTGCATGACAGACATCAGTTTCCTGGTGCGACGGGTGAAGAACGTCAGGGTTGTTTACACCCCTGAGACCTGCGTCTGA
- the LOC143301824 gene encoding E3 ubiquitin-protein ligase TM129-like, producing the protein MDSAVSMYVFYSLIYSFFCLCLVAPPTEFVSAGITIQHIFSGYLGSEDMTFIEYHIKRGAVTAIVHSFIPLGYVVGLGLFAPEVSVWELAGGWLLTACIALPLGLAACVLFWQRDGWDRHPIANQLAQLSSGRGWRDVASAINIEFRRIDKFASGSFGRRLYVTDSWILKTSTYYVYIAHQNDIHLTLDKAEEHPLSYENSVATQYLNITVRRVEPHLKNFSIRLNALEYSDLKTKLQAQVLNARNIVVRQSLSDQFLDAFHSTVGENPVFPVRSDMELEPCIGCMQKESEVKLQRQCVSEEDNQAAAGETQCVQCFCRPMWCMDCMGKWFASRQDQQHPEGWLSGKAPCPTCRAIFCMLDVCAIVRQGG; encoded by the exons ATGGACTCAGCTGTAAGCATGTACGTGTTTTATTCTttgatatattctttcttttgtctttgcttgGTTGCTCCACCCACGGAATTCGTATCGGCTGGGATCACTATCCAGCACATCTTTTCCGGTTACCTGGGAAGTGAGGACATGACTTTCATCGAGTATCACATCAAGAGAGGCGCTGTCACTGCCATTGTGCATTCTTTTATTCCTCTTG GCTATGTTGTGGGCCTGGGTCTGTTCGCCCCAGAAGTGTCAGTGTGGGAGCTGGCAGGTGGGTGGCTGTTGACAGCGTGCATAGCGCTGCCCCTGGGTCTAGCGGCCTGTGTTCTGTTCTGGCAGCGTGATGGGTGGGACAGACACCCCATCGCTAACCAGCTGGCACAGCTCAGCAGTGGGCGAGGATGGAGAGATGTGGCCTCAGCCATCAACATAGAGTTCAGACGTATAGACAAGTTTGCTTCAG gcAGCTTTGGACGCAGACTGTATGTGACAGACTCATGGATTCTGAAGACCTCGACGTACTATGTGTATATAGCTCACCAGAATGATATTCATCTGACACTGGACAAAGCAGAAGAGCATCCACTGTCCTATGAAAACTCAGTTGCCACTCAGTACCTTAACATCACTGTTCGCAGAGTGGAACCACACCTGAAAAACTTTTCTATCAG ATTGAACGCACTTGAGTACAGTGATTTAAAGACCAAGCTGCAAGCACAGGTGCTCAACGCCAGAAACATTGTTGTGCGCCAGTCTCTTAGCGATCAGTTCTTGGACGCCTTCCATTCCACAGTCGGGGAGAATCCGGTTTTTCCAGTGCGCAGCGATATG gagctgGAGCCGTGTATTGGGTGCATGCAGAAAGAGTCGGAAGTGAAGCtccagagacagtgtgtgagtgaggaggACAACCAGGCTGCAGCGGGAGAGAcccagtgtgtgcagtgtttctGTCGCCCCATGTGGTGCATGGACTGCATGGGCAAGTGGTTCGCTTCCCGCCAGGATCAGCAGCACCCAGAAGGCTGGCTGAGTGGGAAAGCGCCTTGCCCCACATGTCGCGCCATCTTCTGTATGCTGGACGTGTGTGCCATCGTCAGACAGGGTGGTTAA